In Kordiimonas pumila, a single genomic region encodes these proteins:
- a CDS encoding type 1 glutamine amidotransferase domain-containing protein, giving the protein MTKKILFVVSSHADLGNSGDKAGSWLEELASPYWQLEDAGYQVILASPKGGKAPLDPISIQDQWLSDAGRRFLDDDEASEKLSNTILLDEINPSDFIGIYLVGGAATTWDFPNNAAIKKIVEAYYSDSKIIGGVCHGVVGLVQAVDKSGEPIVKNKQVTSVSIAEDVMFGLDRIVPVLPEEMLRKLRAIYSSAEPLVEHVVVDPPFFTGQNPASAEPLGKAIVDHLNRHS; this is encoded by the coding sequence ATGACGAAAAAAATATTGTTCGTTGTTTCGTCACATGCCGACCTCGGTAATAGTGGAGATAAAGCGGGTAGCTGGCTTGAAGAGTTGGCAAGCCCATATTGGCAACTTGAAGATGCGGGCTATCAAGTCATACTTGCGTCCCCTAAGGGCGGAAAAGCTCCACTGGATCCGATTAGTATACAGGACCAATGGCTTAGTGATGCAGGTCGACGTTTTCTTGATGATGATGAAGCTTCTGAAAAATTATCCAACACAATATTACTTGATGAAATTAATCCCAGTGATTTTATTGGTATTTACTTAGTAGGCGGGGCTGCTACTACATGGGATTTTCCAAATAATGCAGCTATCAAGAAGATTGTTGAGGCATACTATAGTGATAGTAAAATAATCGGCGGAGTTTGTCACGGCGTAGTAGGGCTGGTTCAGGCCGTTGACAAAAGCGGTGAGCCAATTGTTAAAAATAAGCAGGTCACATCTGTTAGTATTGCAGAAGATGTAATGTTTGGGCTTGATCGCATTGTACCTGTTTTACCTGAAGAGATGTTGCGCAAACTCCGTGCGATATATTCATCAGCAGAACCTTTAGTCGAACATGTGGTTGTTGATCCACCGTTTTTTACCGGTCAAAACCCTGCATCAGCAGAACCCCTAGGTAAAGCGATTGTTGACCACTTAAATCGCCATTCATAG